A genomic window from Pseudocitrobacter corydidari includes:
- the murE gene encoding UDP-N-acetylmuramoyl-L-alanyl-D-glutamate--2,6-diaminopimelate ligase, whose protein sequence is MADRNLRDLLAPWVPNAPERALREMTLDSRVAASGDLFVAVVGHQADGRRYIPQAIAQGVAAIIAEAKDEATDGEIREMHGVPVIYLSQLTERLSALAGRFYHEPSDRLRLVGVTGTNGKTTTTQLLAQWGQLLGETSAVMGTVGNGLLGKVIPTENTTGSAVDVQHVLSGLADQGATLAAMEVSSHGLVQHRVAALKFVASVFTNLSRDHLDYHGDMEHYEAAKWLLYSTHHCGQAIVNADDEVGRRWLARLPDAVAVSMEDHINPNCHGRWLKATEVNYHDSGATIRFSSTWGDGEIESRLMGAFNVSNLLLALATLLALGYPLADLLKTASSLQPVCGRMEVFSAPGKPTVVVDYAHTPDALEKALEAARLHCAGKLWCVFGCGGDRDKGKRPLMGAIAEQFADIAVVTDDNPRTEEPRAIINDILAGMLDAGHAKVVEGRAQAVTNAIMQAKPDDLVLLAGKGHEDYQIVGTQRLDYSDRVTAARLLGVIA, encoded by the coding sequence GTGGCAGATCGTAATTTGCGCGACCTTCTCGCTCCGTGGGTGCCAAATGCGCCGGAGCGAGCACTGCGAGAGATGACACTCGACAGCCGTGTGGCTGCATCGGGCGATCTCTTCGTAGCGGTGGTTGGTCATCAGGCGGACGGGCGTCGTTATATCCCGCAGGCAATTGCGCAAGGTGTAGCTGCCATTATAGCCGAGGCAAAAGATGAAGCGACCGATGGCGAAATCCGTGAAATGCACGGCGTCCCGGTTATTTACCTCAGCCAGTTGACGGAGCGCTTATCGGCACTGGCCGGGCGCTTTTACCATGAACCGTCAGACCGTTTGCGCCTCGTGGGCGTGACCGGCACCAACGGTAAAACCACCACCACCCAACTGCTCGCACAGTGGGGGCAACTGCTGGGCGAAACCAGCGCGGTGATGGGCACGGTCGGTAACGGCCTGCTGGGTAAAGTGATCCCAACAGAAAATACCACCGGTTCAGCGGTTGATGTTCAGCACGTGCTGTCCGGCCTGGCAGACCAGGGCGCGACGCTGGCGGCAATGGAAGTCTCTTCTCACGGGCTGGTACAGCACCGCGTGGCGGCACTGAAATTTGTGGCTTCCGTGTTTACCAACCTGAGCCGCGATCACCTTGATTATCATGGTGATATGGAACATTACGAAGCAGCTAAATGGCTGCTTTACTCCACGCACCACTGTGGTCAGGCGATTGTTAACGCCGATGACGAAGTGGGTCGCCGCTGGCTGGCAAGATTGCCGGACGCGGTTGCAGTGTCGATGGAAGATCACATCAATCCGAACTGCCACGGGCGCTGGTTAAAAGCGACCGAGGTGAACTATCACGACAGCGGCGCAACCATCCGTTTCAGCTCGACCTGGGGTGACGGCGAAATCGAAAGCCGCCTGATGGGCGCGTTCAACGTCAGCAACCTGTTACTGGCGCTGGCCACGCTGCTGGCGCTCGGTTATCCGCTGGCGGATCTGCTGAAAACCGCTTCCAGCCTGCAACCGGTTTGCGGCCGTATGGAAGTGTTCAGCGCGCCGGGTAAACCGACGGTGGTTGTCGATTACGCGCACACGCCGGATGCGCTGGAAAAAGCGCTCGAAGCGGCGCGTCTGCACTGCGCGGGCAAACTGTGGTGCGTCTTTGGTTGCGGCGGTGACCGCGATAAAGGTAAACGTCCGCTGATGGGCGCGATTGCCGAGCAGTTTGCCGATATCGCCGTGGTCACCGATGACAACCCGCGTACCGAAGAGCCGCGTGCCATCATCAACGACATTCTGGCGGGCATGCTTGACGCCGGCCACGCCAAAGTGGTGGAAGGACGTGCGCAAGCGGTCACTAACGCCATCATGCAGGCGAAGCCTGATGACCTGGTGCTGCTGGCTGGTAAAGGTCATGAAGATTATCAAATTGTCGGCACTCAACGTCTCGACTATTCCGACCGTGTAACCGCAGCGCGTCTGCTGGGAGTGATCGCATGA
- a CDS encoding D-alanine--D-alanine ligase, translating into MADKIAVLLGGTSAEREVSLNSGAAVLAGLREAGVDAHPVDPKEVDVTQLKNMGFQKAFIALHGRGGEDGTLQGLLELLKLPYTGSGVMASAISMDKLRSKLLWQGAGLPVAPWVAITRKEFESGLNDEVKQQLTELGLPLIVKPSREGSSVGMSKVNESGELTQALTLAFQHDEEVLVEKWLSGPEFTVAVLGEEILPSIRIQPAGTFYDYDAKYLSDETKYFCPGCEDNAQEAAMQSLVLKAWTVLGCRGWGRIDVMQDRDGQLYLLEANTSPGMTSHSLVPMAARQAGMSFSQLVVRILDLAG; encoded by the coding sequence ATGGCTGATAAAATCGCTGTCCTTCTGGGGGGCACCTCCGCAGAGCGTGAGGTTTCGCTGAACTCCGGGGCCGCCGTGCTGGCTGGCCTGCGTGAGGCGGGTGTCGATGCGCATCCGGTCGACCCGAAAGAGGTCGATGTTACCCAGCTGAAAAATATGGGCTTTCAGAAAGCGTTTATTGCACTTCACGGTCGAGGCGGGGAAGATGGCACGTTACAGGGATTACTGGAACTGCTAAAACTGCCCTATACCGGTAGCGGCGTGATGGCATCGGCCATTTCGATGGACAAACTGCGCAGCAAACTGCTGTGGCAGGGCGCGGGTTTACCGGTTGCGCCATGGGTGGCAATCACGCGTAAAGAATTTGAGTCAGGGCTGAATGACGAAGTAAAACAGCAGCTTACCGAACTTGGTTTGCCGCTCATCGTCAAGCCGAGCCGTGAAGGCTCAAGTGTTGGGATGTCAAAAGTTAACGAGAGTGGTGAATTGACCCAGGCGTTAACGCTGGCGTTTCAACATGATGAAGAAGTTCTGGTGGAGAAATGGCTCAGTGGCCCCGAATTCACCGTTGCGGTGCTTGGCGAAGAAATTTTACCGTCAATTCGCATCCAACCTGCCGGAACCTTCTATGATTATGATGCGAAGTATCTCTCTGATGAGACGAAGTATTTCTGTCCTGGTTGCGAAGATAACGCCCAGGAAGCAGCAATGCAGTCTCTGGTGTTAAAAGCATGGACTGTTCTTGGCTGTCGTGGCTGGGGTCGAATTGACGTGATGCAAGACCGTGATGGTCAGCTTTATCTGCTGGAGGCGAATACCTCTCCGGGGATGACCAGCCACAGTCTGGTGCCGATGGCGGCG
- the mraY gene encoding phospho-N-acetylmuramoyl-pentapeptide-transferase, whose protein sequence is MLVWLAEHLVKYYSGFNVFSYLTFRAIVSLLTALFISLWMGPRMIAHLQKLSFGQVVRNDGPESHFSKRGTPTMGGIMILTAIVVSVLLWAYPSNPYVWCVLVVLVGYGIIGFVDDYRKVVRKDTKGLIARWKYFWMSVIALGVAFALYLAGKDTPATQLVVPFFKDVMPQLGLFYILLAYFVVVGTGNAVNLTDGLDGLAIMPTVFVAGGFALVAWATGNMNFANYLHIPYLRHAGELVIVCTAIVGAGLGFLWFNTYPAQVFMGDVGSLALGGALGIIAVLLRQEFLLVIMGGVFVVETLSVILQVGSFKLRGQRIFRMAPIHHHYELKGWPEPRVIVRFWIISLMLVLIGLATLKVR, encoded by the coding sequence ATGTTAGTTTGGCTGGCCGAACATTTGGTCAAATATTATTCCGGCTTTAACGTCTTTTCCTATCTGACGTTTCGCGCCATTGTCAGCCTGCTGACCGCGCTGTTCATCTCATTGTGGATGGGCCCGCGCATGATCGCCCATTTGCAGAAACTCTCCTTCGGCCAGGTTGTGCGTAACGACGGCCCGGAATCGCACTTCAGTAAACGCGGTACGCCGACAATGGGCGGGATCATGATCCTCACCGCGATTGTGGTTTCCGTGTTGCTGTGGGCTTATCCGTCTAACCCGTACGTCTGGTGCGTGCTGGTGGTGCTGGTCGGCTACGGCATTATTGGTTTTGTCGATGACTATCGCAAAGTTGTCCGTAAGGACACCAAGGGCCTGATCGCGCGCTGGAAATATTTCTGGATGTCGGTGATTGCGCTGGGCGTGGCGTTCGCGCTGTATCTGGCGGGTAAAGATACGCCCGCCACGCAGCTGGTGGTGCCGTTCTTTAAAGACGTGATGCCGCAGCTGGGGCTGTTCTACATTCTGCTGGCCTATTTCGTGGTAGTGGGCACCGGTAACGCGGTGAACCTGACCGATGGTCTGGATGGTTTAGCGATTATGCCAACCGTCTTCGTCGCCGGTGGTTTTGCGCTGGTCGCCTGGGCGACCGGTAACATGAACTTCGCTAACTATCTGCATATTCCGTATCTGCGGCATGCGGGGGAGCTGGTTATCGTCTGCACCGCGATTGTCGGGGCAGGGCTGGGCTTCCTGTGGTTCAACACCTATCCGGCGCAAGTCTTTATGGGCGATGTCGGTTCGCTGGCGCTGGGCGGCGCACTGGGCATTATCGCCGTGCTGCTGCGTCAGGAGTTCCTGCTGGTGATTATGGGCGGTGTGTTTGTGGTTGAAACGCTGTCGGTGATTTTGCAGGTCGGTTCCTTCAAGCTGCGCGGTCAGCGCATCTTCCGTATGGCGCCGATTCACCACCACTATGAACTGAAAGGCTGGCCGGAACCGCGCGTCATTGTGCGCTTCTGGATTATTTCGCTGATGCTGGTGCTGATTGGCCTGGCTACGCTGAAGGTACGTTAA
- the murC gene encoding UDP-N-acetylmuramate--L-alanine ligase has product MNTQQLAKLRSIVPEMRRVRHIHFVGIGGAGMGGIAEVLANEGYQISGSDLAPNPVTQQLSQLGATIYFNHRPENVRDASVVVVSTAISADNPEIVAAHEARIPVIRRAEMLAELMRFRHGIAIAGTHGKTTTTAMVSSIYAEAGLDPTFVNGGLVKAAGVHARLGHSRYLIAEADESDASFLHLQPMVAIVTNIEADHMDTYQGDFENLKQTFINFLHNLPFYGRAVMCVDDPVIRELLPRVGRQTTTYGFSDDADVRVEDYQQVGPQGHFTLVRQDKENLHVTLNAPGRHNALNAAAAVAVATEEGIEDDAILRALESFQGTGRRFDFLGEYPLDEVNGKAGTAMLVDDYGHHPTEVDATIKAARAGWPDKNLVMVFQPHRYTRTRDLYDDFANVLTQVDALLMLDVYPAGEAPIPGADSRSLCRTIRGRGKVDPILVSDPAQVAEMLAPVLTGNDLVLIQGAGNIGKIARNLAEIKLKPQTQEEERHG; this is encoded by the coding sequence ATGAATACACAACAACTGGCGAAACTGCGTTCCATTGTGCCCGAGATGCGTCGCGTCCGGCACATTCACTTTGTGGGTATCGGCGGTGCCGGTATGGGCGGTATCGCCGAAGTTCTGGCCAACGAAGGGTATCAGATCAGCGGTTCCGATTTGGCACCGAACCCGGTTACGCAGCAGCTGTCGCAGCTGGGCGCCACGATCTATTTCAACCATCGCCCGGAAAACGTCCGCGATGCGAGCGTGGTGGTGGTCTCAACGGCAATTTCTGCTGATAACCCGGAAATCGTTGCTGCACATGAAGCGCGAATTCCGGTGATTCGCCGCGCTGAAATGCTGGCTGAACTGATGCGTTTTCGTCACGGCATCGCCATCGCCGGGACGCATGGTAAAACGACCACCACCGCGATGGTCTCAAGTATTTACGCGGAAGCCGGGCTGGACCCGACTTTCGTCAACGGTGGTCTGGTAAAAGCCGCGGGCGTGCATGCGCGTCTGGGCCACAGCCGTTACCTGATTGCGGAAGCGGATGAGAGCGACGCGTCGTTCCTGCATCTGCAACCGATGGTGGCGATTGTCACCAACATTGAAGCCGACCACATGGATACCTACCAGGGCGACTTCGAGAATTTGAAGCAGACGTTTATCAACTTCCTGCACAACCTGCCGTTTTACGGTCGTGCGGTGATGTGTGTGGACGATCCGGTGATCCGCGAGCTGCTGCCGCGCGTAGGCCGTCAAACCACCACTTACGGTTTTAGCGATGACGCGGATGTACGCGTCGAAGACTATCAGCAGGTGGGGCCGCAGGGGCACTTCACGCTGGTGCGTCAGGATAAAGAAAACCTGCACGTCACCCTGAATGCGCCGGGGCGTCATAATGCCCTGAACGCCGCCGCCGCCGTCGCGGTCGCCACGGAAGAGGGCATTGAAGACGACGCCATTCTGCGCGCGCTGGAAAGCTTCCAGGGCACAGGCCGCCGCTTCGATTTCCTCGGTGAATATCCGCTGGACGAAGTGAATGGCAAAGCGGGTACTGCGATGCTGGTTGATGACTATGGCCATCACCCAACGGAAGTGGACGCCACCATTAAAGCCGCACGCGCGGGCTGGCCGGATAAAAATCTGGTGATGGTGTTCCAGCCGCACCGTTATACCCGTACGCGCGACCTGTACGATGATTTTGCCAACGTGCTGACGCAGGTTGACGCATTGCTGATGCTGGATGTGTATCCGGCTGGCGAAGCACCGATTCCGGGCGCAGACAGCCGCTCGCTGTGCCGCACGATCCGCGGTCGAGGTAAAGTTGACCCGATTCTGGTCTCCGACCCGGCTCAGGTCGCTGAAATGCTGGCACCGGTACTGACGGGCAACGACTTAGTGCTGATTCAGGGCGCTGGAAATATCGGCAAAATCGCGCGTAACTTAGCTGAAATCAAACTCAAGCCGCAAACTCAGGAGGAAGAGCGTCATGGCTGA
- the murG gene encoding undecaprenyldiphospho-muramoylpentapeptide beta-N-acetylglucosaminyltransferase encodes MSGETKRLMVMAGGTGGHVFPGLAVAHHLMDQGWQVRWLGTADRMEADLVPKHGIEIDFIRISGLRGKGVKALLLAPLRIFNAWRQARAIMKRFKPDVVLGMGGYVSGPGGLAAWSLGIPVVLHEQNGIAGLTNKWLAKIAKTVMQAFPGAFPGAEVVGNPVRVDVLALPLPEQRLAGREGPVRVLVVGGSQGARILNQTMPQVASKLGETITIWHQSGKGAQQTVEQAYEDAGEPQHKVTEFIDDMAAAYAWADVVVCRSGALTVSEIAAAGLPAIFVPFQHKDRQQYWNALPLEQAGAAKIYEQPQFTAEAVATTLELWDRKTLLEMAERARAAAIPDATERVAKAVSLAAQA; translated from the coding sequence ATGAGCGGTGAAACGAAGCGGTTAATGGTGATGGCAGGCGGTACCGGCGGGCATGTGTTCCCCGGGCTGGCGGTTGCGCACCATTTAATGGACCAGGGCTGGCAAGTACGCTGGCTGGGTACCGCCGATCGTATGGAAGCGGATCTCGTGCCGAAACACGGTATCGAAATCGACTTTATTCGTATTTCTGGCTTGCGTGGCAAAGGTGTAAAAGCATTACTGCTTGCGCCGCTGCGCATCTTTAATGCCTGGCGTCAGGCGCGCGCGATCATGAAGCGCTTTAAGCCGGACGTGGTGCTGGGCATGGGCGGTTATGTTTCTGGCCCTGGCGGTCTGGCGGCATGGTCGCTGGGAATTCCCGTCGTGCTGCACGAACAGAATGGCATTGCTGGCCTGACCAACAAATGGCTGGCGAAGATCGCGAAAACCGTGATGCAGGCGTTTCCCGGCGCATTTCCTGGTGCGGAAGTGGTGGGTAACCCGGTTCGCGTCGATGTGCTGGCGCTGCCGCTGCCGGAACAGCGTCTGGCGGGGCGTGAAGGCCCGGTACGTGTGTTGGTCGTGGGCGGTTCGCAGGGTGCGCGCATCCTGAACCAGACCATGCCGCAGGTGGCGTCGAAGCTGGGCGAAACCATTACCATCTGGCATCAGAGCGGTAAAGGTGCGCAGCAAACCGTCGAGCAGGCGTATGAAGACGCGGGCGAGCCGCAGCATAAAGTCACCGAGTTTATCGATGATATGGCTGCCGCGTATGCCTGGGCTGATGTGGTGGTGTGCCGTTCCGGTGCGCTGACCGTCAGTGAAATCGCTGCGGCCGGTCTGCCGGCTATCTTTGTGCCGTTCCAGCATAAAGACAGACAGCAGTACTGGAATGCGCTGCCGCTGGAACAAGCCGGCGCGGCGAAAATTTATGAGCAACCGCAGTTTACCGCTGAAGCGGTTGCCACCACGCTCGAACTATGGGACCGCAAAACCCTGCTGGAAATGGCAGAGCGCGCACGCGCAGCGGCAATCCCGGATGCAACAGAGCGAGTAGCAAAAGCAGTAAGCCTGGCAGCTCAGGCTTAA
- the murD gene encoding UDP-N-acetylmuramoyl-L-alanine--D-glutamate ligase, which produces MADYQGKNVVIIGLGLTGLSCVDFFLARGVTPRVMDTRATPPGLDKLPEEVERYVGSLNDDWLLAADLIVASPGIALAHPSLSAAADAGVEIVGDIELFCREAQAPIVAITGSNGKSTVTTLVGEMAKAAGVNVGVGGNIGLPALMLLDPTRELYVLELSSFQLETTSSLQAAAATILNVTEDHMDRYPFGLQQYRAAKLRVYENAKTCVVNADDALTMPIRGADERCVSFGVDVGDYHLNRQQGETWLRVKGEKVLNVKEMTLTGQHNYSNALAALALADAVGLPRASSLKALTTFAGLAHRFQVVLNHNGVRWINDSKATNVGSTEAALNGLHVDGTLWLLLGGDGKSADFSPLARYLTGDNIRLYCFGRDGSELAALRPEIATETETMEQAMRAIAPQLKAGDMVLLSPACASLDQFKSFEQRGDVFARLAKELG; this is translated from the coding sequence ATGGCAGATTACCAGGGTAAAAATGTTGTCATTATCGGTCTTGGTTTGACCGGGCTCTCCTGCGTCGATTTCTTCCTGGCGCGTGGCGTAACGCCGCGCGTGATGGATACGCGAGCCACTCCCCCTGGGCTGGATAAACTGCCGGAAGAGGTTGAGCGTTACGTTGGTAGTCTGAATGATGACTGGTTGCTGGCTGCGGATTTGATTGTCGCCAGCCCTGGCATCGCGCTGGCACACCCGTCTCTGAGCGCAGCGGCTGATGCAGGCGTCGAGATTGTCGGTGATATCGAACTCTTCTGCCGTGAAGCGCAAGCGCCAATTGTGGCGATCACGGGTTCCAACGGGAAAAGCACCGTGACCACGCTGGTCGGTGAAATGGCCAAAGCGGCGGGCGTGAACGTTGGCGTTGGCGGCAATATTGGCCTGCCCGCGCTGATGCTGCTCGACCCGACGCGCGAACTCTATGTTCTGGAACTCTCCAGTTTCCAGCTGGAAACCACGTCCAGCTTGCAGGCTGCGGCGGCAACCATTCTGAACGTCACAGAAGATCATATGGACCGCTACCCGTTTGGCCTGCAGCAGTACCGTGCTGCCAAACTGCGCGTCTATGAAAATGCCAAAACCTGCGTGGTGAACGCCGATGATGCGTTGACTATGCCGATTCGCGGTGCCGATGAGCGCTGCGTGAGCTTTGGCGTCGATGTCGGTGATTACCACCTGAATCGCCAGCAGGGCGAAACCTGGCTGCGCGTGAAAGGTGAAAAAGTTCTCAACGTTAAAGAGATGACTCTTACCGGGCAGCACAACTACAGCAATGCGCTGGCGGCGCTGGCGCTGGCGGATGCCGTCGGCCTGCCGCGTGCCAGCAGCCTGAAGGCGCTGACCACCTTCGCCGGGCTGGCGCATCGCTTCCAGGTGGTGCTCAATCACAATGGCGTTCGCTGGATCAACGACTCAAAAGCGACCAACGTCGGCAGTACGGAAGCGGCGCTCAACGGCTTACACGTTGACGGCACGCTCTGGCTGCTGCTGGGCGGCGACGGGAAATCCGCCGATTTTAGCCCGCTGGCCCGCTACCTGACCGGGGATAATATTCGTCTTTACTGCTTTGGTCGCGACGGCAGCGAGCTTGCCGCATTGCGCCCTGAAATCGCCACGGAAACCGAGACTATGGAACAGGCGATGCGCGCCATTGCCCCGCAGCTGAAAGCGGGCGATATGGTGCTGCTATCCCCGGCCTGCGCCAGCCTCGATCAGTTTAAAAGTTTCGAGCAGCGCGGCGACGTGTTTGCGCGACTGGCGAAGGAGTTAGGTTGA
- the ftsW gene encoding cell division protein FtsW, with protein MRLSLPRLKMPRLPGFFILAWVFAALKGWVMGSRAQDNDSLVMYDRTLLWLTFGLAAIGFIMVTSASMPVGQRLANDPFLFAKRDGLYIVLAFALAMITLRLPMEFWQRYSTSMLIASIVMLLIVLVVGSSVNGASRWIAFGPLRIQPAEFTKLSLFCYIANYLVRKADEVRNNLRGFLKPMGVIFVLAILLLAQPDLGTVVVLFVTTLAMLFLAGAKLWQFIAIIGMGISAVVLLILAEPYRIRRVTSFWNPWEDPFGSGYQLTQSLMAFGRGEMWGQGLGNSVQKLEYLPEAHTDFIFAIIGEELGYIGVVLALLMVFFVAFRAMSIGRKALELNQRFAGFLACAIGVWFSFQALVNVGAAAGMLPTKGLTLPLISYGGSSLLIMSTAIMFLLRIDYETRLEKAQAFTRGSR; from the coding sequence ATGCGTTTATCCCTCCCGCGCCTGAAAATGCCTCGCCTGCCAGGGTTCTTCATCCTGGCGTGGGTATTTGCCGCGCTGAAAGGCTGGGTGATGGGCTCCCGGGCACAGGATAACGACAGCCTGGTGATGTACGATCGCACCCTGCTGTGGCTGACCTTCGGCCTGGCGGCGATCGGTTTCATCATGGTGACCTCGGCATCCATGCCGGTCGGTCAGCGTCTGGCGAACGATCCTTTCCTGTTCGCCAAACGTGATGGTCTCTATATCGTGCTGGCGTTTGCGCTGGCAATGATCACCCTGCGTCTGCCGATGGAATTCTGGCAGCGCTACAGTACCTCGATGCTGATTGCGTCTATCGTCATGCTGCTGATTGTTCTGGTCGTCGGCAGCTCGGTTAACGGGGCATCTCGCTGGATTGCCTTCGGCCCGCTGCGTATTCAGCCAGCGGAGTTCACCAAGCTGTCGCTGTTCTGCTACATCGCCAACTACCTGGTGCGTAAAGCCGACGAAGTACGTAACAACCTGCGCGGCTTTTTAAAGCCGATGGGCGTCATTTTCGTGCTGGCGATTTTACTGCTGGCACAGCCGGACCTCGGTACGGTCGTTGTGCTGTTCGTGACCACGCTGGCGATGCTGTTCCTGGCCGGTGCGAAGCTGTGGCAGTTCATCGCCATCATCGGTATGGGGATTTCAGCGGTGGTGCTGTTGATCCTCGCCGAGCCGTACCGTATTCGACGTGTGACCTCGTTCTGGAACCCGTGGGAAGATCCGTTTGGTAGCGGTTACCAGCTTACCCAATCACTGATGGCTTTTGGTCGCGGTGAAATGTGGGGGCAAGGGCTGGGCAACTCGGTGCAAAAACTGGAGTATCTGCCGGAAGCGCATACCGACTTCATCTTCGCCATTATCGGCGAGGAACTCGGTTATATCGGTGTGGTACTGGCGCTTTTAATGGTATTCTTCGTCGCTTTCCGCGCGATGTCCATTGGGCGTAAAGCGCTGGAACTCAACCAGCGATTCGCCGGTTTTCTGGCCTGCGCTATTGGCGTGTGGTTCAGTTTCCAGGCGCTGGTTAACGTCGGCGCGGCAGCCGGTATGCTGCCGACCAAAGGTCTGACACTGCCGCTTATCAGTTACGGTGGTTCCAGTCTGCTGATCATGTCGACGGCGATTATGTTCCTGTTACGTATAGATTATGAAACACGTCTGGAAAAAGCCCAGGCGTTTACCCGAGGTTCCAGATGA
- the murF gene encoding UDP-N-acetylmuramoyl-tripeptide--D-alanyl-D-alanine ligase codes for MISVTLSELAGILHGELNGSDLRIDDVTTDTRKLTPGCLFVALKGERFDAHDFVEKAKEGGAGALLVSRKLDIDLPQLVVKDTRLAFGELAAWVRQQVPTRVVALTGSSGKTSVKEMTAAILGQCGNTLYTAGNLNNDIGVPMTLLRLTKEHEFAVIELGANHQGEIAWTVSLTRPEAALVNNLAAAHLEGFGSLAGVAKAKGEIFTGLPVNGIAILNADNNDWLNWQAIIGSRKVWRFSPNAANSDFTATNIHVTSHGTEFTLQTPTGDVDVLLPLPGRHNIANALAATALAMAVGADLNAVKAGLAKLTSVPGRLFPIHLSDTQLLLDDSYNANVGSMTAAVQVLEEMPGYRVLVVGDMAELGAESEACHIQVGEAAKTAGIDKVLSVGKLSQAISSASGVGEHFTDKAAAIARLKTLINEQQTLTILVKGSRSAAMEEVVRALQENGTC; via the coding sequence ATGATTAGCGTAACGCTTAGCGAACTGGCTGGCATCCTGCACGGTGAACTGAACGGTTCTGATCTGCGTATCGACGATGTCACCACCGATACGCGCAAATTAACGCCGGGCTGCCTGTTTGTGGCCCTGAAAGGCGAGCGTTTTGACGCCCACGATTTCGTCGAAAAAGCGAAAGAGGGTGGGGCGGGCGCGCTGTTAGTCAGCCGTAAACTGGATATCGATCTGCCGCAACTGGTGGTGAAAGATACCCGTCTGGCGTTTGGTGAACTGGCGGCATGGGTACGCCAGCAGGTGCCAACGCGCGTTGTCGCGCTGACCGGCTCCTCCGGCAAAACGTCTGTAAAAGAGATGACCGCCGCCATTCTCGGCCAGTGCGGCAACACGCTGTATACCGCAGGCAATCTCAATAATGACATCGGCGTGCCGATGACATTACTGCGCCTGACGAAAGAACACGAATTCGCGGTGATTGAACTGGGTGCCAACCATCAGGGCGAAATCGCCTGGACGGTGAGCCTGACTCGCCCGGAAGCGGCGCTGGTGAACAATCTCGCGGCGGCGCATCTGGAAGGGTTCGGATCGCTTGCGGGCGTGGCAAAAGCCAAAGGTGAGATTTTCACCGGCCTGCCGGTTAACGGCATCGCTATCCTGAATGCCGATAACAACGACTGGCTGAACTGGCAAGCGATTATTGGCTCGCGCAAAGTGTGGCGCTTCTCGCCGAATGCGGCGAACAGCGATTTCACCGCGACCAATATTCACGTTACCAGCCACGGCACCGAATTTACGCTGCAAACGCCAACCGGCGACGTAGACGTACTGCTGCCGCTGCCGGGTCGCCACAACATTGCTAACGCGCTGGCCGCGACGGCACTGGCGATGGCGGTGGGTGCAGACTTAAACGCGGTGAAAGCCGGGCTGGCGAAGCTGACCTCCGTTCCGGGGCGTTTGTTCCCGATTCACCTGAGCGACACCCAACTGCTGCTCGACGACTCCTATAACGCCAACGTCGGTTCGATGACCGCCGCGGTGCAGGTGCTCGAAGAGATGCCGGGTTATCGCGTGCTGGTGGTTGGCGATATGGCCGAACTGGGTGCGGAAAGCGAAGCCTGCCACATTCAGGTTGGCGAAGCTGCGAAAACGGCGGGCATCGATAAAGTCTTAAGCGTTGGTAAATTAAGTCAGGCAATCAGTTCTGCCAGCGGCGTCGGCGAGCATTTCACTGACAAAGCAGCAGCCATTGCGCGTCTTAAAACGCTCATTAATGAACAGCAAACCCTCACCATTCTGGTGAAAGGATCACGTAGTGCCGCCATGGAAGAGGTAGTACGCGCATTACAGGAGAACGGGACATGTTAG